In Hwangdonia lutea, a single window of DNA contains:
- a CDS encoding arylsulfatase, whose protein sequence is MKLFRILIAFICVTAIFGCQNKSNSKQTETQINTKPNIIYILADDLGYGDLGVYGQTKIETPNIDALAKEGMLFTQHYTAAPVCAPARASLLTGKHGGQASIRGNDEWAARGKVWDYFEMLKDSTLEGQRPMPKNTTTIAQLLKTANYKTGIVGKWGLGAPHTESIPTKMGFDYFFGYNCQRIAHTYTPTHLYENEKRFHLKNDTIAPHSGTGNDGDPLAESTYEKFYQPDYSPTLIFDKMMGFIETNKKEPFFMYWASPIPHVPLQAPKKWVDYYVKKFGDEKPYYHKEKGNYFPTRYPHATYAAMISYLDENVGKLVSYLKNEGLYDNTLIIFTSDNGPSNHGGGDSQWFNSSGLFKNKAGRVKGFTYEGGIRVPMIATWPAKIKAGTSSNHISAFYDVLPTFNEIANVKTDYKSNGISFYNALTNPQNQKEHDYLYWEFAGYNGQVAVRMGKWKMIWKNIKKGNKEVELYDLDADIKEENNIMAQHPEMLEKFFEIIKKEHQTPENKSFVIEGVENLVNQK, encoded by the coding sequence ATGAAATTATTTCGCATTCTTATTGCTTTCATTTGTGTAACTGCCATTTTTGGATGTCAAAATAAATCCAATTCAAAACAAACGGAAACACAAATCAATACAAAACCAAATATCATTTACATACTGGCAGACGATTTGGGTTATGGCGATTTAGGTGTTTACGGACAAACAAAAATTGAAACCCCAAATATTGATGCCTTGGCAAAAGAAGGCATGTTATTTACTCAGCATTACACAGCTGCTCCTGTGTGCGCGCCAGCACGAGCATCCTTATTGACAGGAAAACATGGCGGGCAAGCAAGTATAAGAGGAAACGATGAGTGGGCAGCACGCGGAAAAGTCTGGGATTATTTTGAAATGTTAAAAGATTCTACCCTGGAAGGGCAACGTCCCATGCCCAAAAACACCACAACTATCGCCCAATTGTTAAAAACAGCCAATTATAAAACGGGCATCGTTGGAAAATGGGGCTTGGGTGCACCGCATACCGAGTCTATACCAACCAAAATGGGCTTCGATTACTTTTTTGGGTACAATTGCCAGCGAATTGCACATACGTACACGCCAACACATCTTTATGAAAACGAAAAGCGGTTTCACTTAAAAAACGATACTATAGCGCCACATTCAGGAACAGGAAATGATGGTGACCCATTAGCAGAATCAACCTATGAGAAATTTTATCAACCCGATTATAGCCCGACTTTAATTTTCGATAAAATGATGGGTTTCATCGAAACAAATAAAAAAGAGCCTTTCTTTATGTATTGGGCGAGTCCTATTCCTCACGTGCCGTTACAGGCTCCAAAAAAATGGGTAGATTATTATGTGAAAAAATTTGGAGATGAAAAACCATATTACCACAAAGAAAAAGGTAACTATTTTCCAACCCGATATCCGCATGCTACTTATGCGGCAATGATATCTTATTTGGATGAAAACGTGGGGAAGCTGGTATCCTATTTAAAAAATGAAGGTTTATATGATAACACTTTAATTATTTTTACATCAGATAATGGACCATCCAATCATGGCGGAGGAGATTCACAGTGGTTCAATAGTTCAGGATTATTTAAAAATAAAGCTGGAAGAGTTAAAGGCTTTACTTACGAAGGTGGTATTCGTGTGCCCATGATTGCTACTTGGCCTGCTAAAATTAAAGCCGGAACTAGCAGTAATCATATTTCAGCATTTTATGATGTGTTGCCAACATTTAACGAGATAGCAAATGTAAAAACGGATTATAAAAGTAACGGAATTAGCTTTTATAATGCACTTACAAATCCACAAAACCAAAAAGAACATGATTATTTATACTGGGAATTTGCAGGATATAATGGACAAGTTGCCGTAAGAATGGGCAAATGGAAAATGATTTGGAAAAACATTAAAAAAGGAAATAAAGAAGTTGAGTTGTATGATTTGGATGCGGATATAAAAGAGGAAAACAATATTATGGCCCAACATCCAGAAATGCTTGAAAAATTCTTTGAAATTATTAAAAAAGAACATCAAACACCTGAAAATAAATCCTTTGTAATTGAAGGCGTAGAGAACCTTGTTAATCAAAAATAA
- a CDS encoding sulfatase family protein, with product MKLINHLAVIGSIFLFVGCKDKTATNETDKKPNIVFIMSDDHAYQAISAYDDKLIQTPNIDRIANEGMLFTNATVTNSICAPSRAVILTGKHSHINGKIDNLSKFDTTNVTFPQILQKAGYQTAMFGKLHFGNNPKGFDEFKILPGQGSYYNPRFITQKGDTIIKGYVTDITTDLTLDWMKNRRDPNKPFMLMYLHKAPHRAWLPNKKHYTEFTKKTFPLPETLFDDYNTRSTAAKTAEMGIFKHMSLINDVKLRPETVKELGIKQWSRLGQSIGRLDSVQRADWDAVYNPIDEDFKKRYPTMNDSTFTVWKYQRYMQDYLGTIASVDENVGRVLDYLDEEKLADNTIVVYTSDQGFYLGEHGWFDKRFMYNESFKTPLLIKWPNKITAGITEDEMVQNLDFAQTFLEVAGVKAPKEMQGESLVPLLTGKKEAWDREAVYYHYYEYPAEHAVKRHYGIATKEYKLIHFYHDVNEWELYDSKKDPNEVNNVYNDPEYADVVKEMTQKLKEVRKKYKDSETLDNYYIELYNKKK from the coding sequence ATGAAATTAATAAACCATTTGGCTGTAATTGGCAGCATCTTTTTGTTTGTTGGATGTAAAGATAAAACGGCTACAAACGAAACTGATAAAAAACCCAACATCGTTTTTATCATGTCTGATGACCATGCCTATCAAGCCATTAGCGCCTATGATGATAAATTGATACAAACCCCAAACATCGATCGTATTGCCAACGAGGGTATGTTATTTACCAATGCCACGGTTACCAACTCCATTTGCGCACCATCGCGAGCTGTTATTTTAACAGGTAAACACAGTCATATAAATGGTAAAATTGACAACTTAAGTAAGTTTGATACGACTAATGTTACCTTTCCGCAAATCCTCCAAAAAGCAGGCTATCAAACAGCTATGTTTGGTAAACTTCATTTTGGAAATAACCCAAAAGGCTTTGATGAATTTAAAATTTTACCCGGACAAGGGAGTTATTACAATCCGAGGTTTATCACCCAAAAAGGCGACACGATAATCAAGGGTTATGTAACCGATATTACAACGGATTTGACTTTAGATTGGATGAAAAACCGCAGAGACCCCAACAAGCCTTTTATGCTTATGTACCTGCACAAAGCACCACACCGCGCTTGGTTGCCTAACAAAAAGCATTATACCGAGTTCACCAAAAAAACATTCCCCTTACCGGAAACCTTGTTTGATGATTACAATACACGAAGTACAGCTGCAAAAACTGCCGAAATGGGCATTTTTAAACACATGTCCTTAATTAACGATGTAAAGCTCAGGCCAGAAACCGTAAAGGAACTCGGTATAAAACAATGGAGCAGATTGGGGCAAAGTATTGGTAGATTAGATTCGGTGCAACGTGCCGATTGGGATGCCGTGTACAATCCCATTGATGAAGATTTTAAAAAACGCTACCCAACCATGAACGATTCAACCTTTACCGTTTGGAAATACCAACGCTATATGCAGGATTATTTAGGAACCATTGCATCGGTTGATGAAAATGTTGGTCGAGTATTGGATTATTTGGATGAAGAAAAACTAGCCGATAATACCATTGTGGTTTACACTTCCGACCAAGGATTTTACCTAGGAGAACACGGTTGGTTTGATAAGCGTTTTATGTACAACGAATCTTTTAAAACACCACTTTTAATTAAATGGCCAAATAAAATAACCGCAGGTATTACCGAAGATGAAATGGTGCAGAACCTGGATTTCGCACAAACCTTCCTTGAGGTTGCTGGTGTTAAAGCACCAAAAGAAATGCAAGGTGAAAGCTTAGTGCCTTTATTAACAGGAAAAAAAGAGGCTTGGGATAGAGAGGCTGTATATTATCATTATTACGAATATCCTGCAGAACACGCCGTAAAAAGACATTATGGCATTGCTACGAAAGAGTATAAGTTAATCCATTTTTACCACGATGTAAACGAATGGGAACTTTACGATAGTAAAAAGGACCCTAATGAGGTTAACAATGTTTATAACGACCCTGAATATGCCGATGTTGTAAAAGAAATGACTCAAAAATTAAAAGAAGTTAGAAAAAAATATAAAGACTCTGAAACTTTAGACAATTATTATATTGAGCTTTACAATAAGAAAAAGTAG
- a CDS encoding beta-N-acetylglucosaminidase — protein MRHSFFTLLILTVGFGFAQNLNINPKPQHVVIGDYFDTPALFHIQQKSTDKAIQNLLSTYFTNDNISNKGFSIQIGGVNDRFPKKLKNKVPKKAESYHINISKKQISVIGRDARGTYYGVRTLMALLKNKTIPLGDILDYPDVAARGTVEGFYGTPWSFKHRMRQIDFYGENKLNTYIYGPKDDPYHSSPNWRKPYPEKEAIQLKKLIDRAALNHVDFVWAIHPGKDIKWHNEDRKALLHKFELMYDLGVRAYAVFFDDISGEGTNPKQQAELLNFLHAEFIKKKTDVKPLIMCPTEYNKGWSKPEGGYLETLGKELHPSIRIMWTGNTVVADIDTETMNWINTKINRNAFIWWNFPVSDYVRNHMLLGPAYGNGKDIAQDVSGFVSNPMEHAEASKIAIYGVADYTWNMSEYQPEKNWLQALKVVMPKSYKALEIFATHNSDLGPNGHRYRREESVSFSPIAKAFLNDLEADNTIENFETVRNEFQTMVEASYILLNSKDNPILLDEIRHWVQQFKLLGQSGLAMLHMHTALQAKNSDAFERSYQAVKAIKAEMYKIDREENQNPYQPGIKTATLVIAPLIDKSFVHLTKTYNKAFGKNLEVDANYNPHKLFTNIEQLKNQQVTLRDRTLALNPPLEIIRLSPQAYFGFELQKEIRVNKLVLQLEKSLIYNNLNLEISTNGKEWSEIKTEQKDASLQASINAKVKFVRMKNASNETLNGKIKKFTVKIK, from the coding sequence ATGCGTCATTCATTTTTTACACTTCTAATTTTAACCGTTGGATTTGGTTTTGCACAAAATTTAAACATTAATCCCAAACCTCAGCATGTGGTTATTGGCGACTATTTTGATACGCCTGCCCTATTTCATATTCAGCAAAAAAGCACGGATAAAGCCATACAAAATTTGTTATCTACCTATTTTACAAATGATAACATCTCAAACAAAGGCTTTTCAATTCAAATAGGCGGTGTCAATGATAGATTTCCCAAAAAACTAAAAAACAAGGTGCCAAAAAAGGCTGAAAGCTATCATATTAATATATCCAAAAAACAGATTTCCGTTATTGGTCGAGATGCCAGAGGTACTTATTATGGCGTTAGAACCTTGATGGCGCTACTAAAAAATAAGACAATTCCTTTAGGAGACATTCTAGACTACCCAGATGTAGCTGCTCGCGGCACCGTTGAAGGATTTTATGGCACCCCATGGAGTTTTAAGCATCGCATGCGGCAAATAGATTTTTACGGCGAAAACAAACTGAATACCTACATTTACGGTCCTAAAGACGACCCGTACCACAGCTCGCCTAATTGGAGAAAACCATATCCCGAAAAGGAAGCAATTCAATTAAAAAAACTGATTGATAGAGCAGCATTAAACCACGTAGATTTTGTTTGGGCCATTCATCCAGGAAAAGATATTAAATGGCACAATGAAGACCGAAAAGCCCTACTCCATAAATTTGAATTGATGTACGATTTAGGCGTACGCGCTTATGCCGTATTTTTTGATGATATTTCCGGTGAAGGCACCAATCCCAAGCAACAAGCCGAATTATTGAATTTTTTACATGCTGAATTTATCAAAAAGAAAACAGATGTTAAACCTTTAATTATGTGCCCTACGGAATATAACAAAGGTTGGTCTAAACCCGAAGGTGGCTATTTGGAAACTTTAGGTAAAGAACTGCACCCTTCCATAAGAATTATGTGGACCGGCAACACCGTAGTGGCCGATATCGATACGGAAACCATGAATTGGATTAACACGAAAATAAATCGTAATGCCTTTATTTGGTGGAATTTTCCCGTTTCAGATTATGTTAGAAACCACATGCTTTTGGGGCCAGCTTATGGCAACGGAAAAGATATTGCCCAAGATGTATCTGGATTTGTATCCAACCCAATGGAGCATGCCGAAGCCTCTAAAATTGCTATTTATGGCGTTGCCGATTATACTTGGAATATGTCTGAATATCAGCCTGAAAAAAATTGGCTACAGGCTTTAAAAGTTGTAATGCCCAAAAGTTATAAGGCCTTGGAAATTTTCGCGACACATAATAGTGATTTAGGTCCAAACGGTCACCGTTACCGCCGTGAAGAATCGGTTAGTTTTTCACCCATAGCCAAAGCATTTTTAAACGATCTTGAAGCAGACAACACGATTGAAAACTTTGAGACGGTTCGAAACGAATTCCAAACCATGGTCGAGGCCTCGTATATTTTGTTAAACAGCAAAGACAATCCAATACTTTTAGATGAAATACGCCATTGGGTTCAACAGTTTAAATTATTGGGTCAATCGGGATTAGCCATGTTACATATGCATACAGCACTGCAAGCAAAAAATAGCGATGCTTTTGAAAGAAGTTACCAAGCCGTAAAAGCCATTAAAGCAGAAATGTATAAGATTGATCGCGAAGAAAATCAAAATCCATATCAACCGGGAATTAAAACAGCTACTTTGGTTATCGCGCCTTTAATCGATAAAAGTTTTGTACACCTTACAAAAACCTATAATAAAGCGTTTGGTAAAAACTTAGAAGTAGATGCCAATTACAATCCTCATAAACTATTTACAAATATTGAGCAGTTAAAAAATCAACAAGTTACTTTAAGAGATAGAACACTGGCACTAAATCCGCCATTGGAAATTATCCGCTTATCGCCTCAGGCCTATTTTGGATTTGAATTGCAGAAAGAAATTCGCGTGAATAAATTGGTTTTACAATTAGAAAAATCGTTGATTTACAATAACTTAAACCTAGAAATTTCAACTAATGGTAAAGAATGGTCTGAAATAAAAACAGAACAAAAAGACGCATCGCTACAAGCATCTATTAATGCTAAAGTGAAATTTGTTCGAATGAAAAATGCATCAAACGAAACTTTAAACGGAAAAATTAAAAAATTTACGGTTAAAATCAAGTAG
- a CDS encoding beta-N-acetylhexosaminidase, with translation MKFIIYTLIGLISLTNCAEKHKTFTDSEISLLPKPASMVLSEASFALKDGQQIFAETKAQQAAAKNLRDYINETTGFKLNTNSDKNASIIFQEKKGLDKEAYELVVTPKNITVFANHDAGYFYAVQTIKQLISNETSETTNTTKFLVPSVTIKDNPRFKWRAYMLDESRYFHGEEFVKQMLDQMALMKMNTFHWHLIDDAGWRVEIKKYPLLTEVGAFRKDSEIGTWKSGKTSGEPHGGFYTQKQVKDIVAYAAERHINIVPEFEMPGHSSAAIAAYTWLGTAGVDIDVPVKFGRLYDNYDVTKPEVITFIKEVLMELFELFPSEVIHIGGDEVGYKVWEESKSVQKYMKENNIKTPADLQVDFTNKISKFIESKGRRMMGWNEIMGKNIHKGFAEKKDDKEAETELAKNVIVHFWKGDLELLTDAAKKGYSIVNSLHSSTYLDYSYKSIPLEKAYEFNPIPDGLDAQYHDNIYGLGCQMWSEWTPTNADVERQSFPRIAAYAEVGWTPLEKKDYNSFKVALKKIQTHWDALGINYYKDYK, from the coding sequence ATGAAATTCATTATCTATACTTTAATTGGACTCATTTCATTAACCAATTGTGCAGAAAAGCACAAAACCTTTACGGACTCCGAAATATCGTTACTGCCAAAACCAGCGTCCATGGTTTTGTCCGAGGCTTCTTTTGCTCTTAAAGACGGACAACAGATTTTTGCAGAAACCAAGGCGCAACAGGCCGCCGCAAAAAACCTTCGAGATTATATTAATGAAACGACGGGTTTTAAGCTAAACACAAACAGCGATAAAAATGCATCAATCATCTTTCAAGAAAAAAAAGGGTTGGATAAAGAAGCCTACGAATTGGTGGTAACCCCAAAAAACATAACGGTGTTCGCCAATCATGATGCTGGATATTTTTACGCCGTACAAACCATAAAACAGTTAATTTCCAACGAAACTTCCGAAACCACAAACACCACAAAATTCTTGGTACCCTCGGTAACCATAAAAGACAATCCGCGTTTTAAGTGGCGTGCTTATATGTTGGACGAATCGCGCTATTTTCATGGCGAGGAATTCGTTAAGCAAATGCTCGATCAAATGGCTTTGATGAAAATGAACACCTTCCATTGGCACTTAATTGACGATGCCGGTTGGCGTGTTGAAATAAAAAAATATCCGTTATTGACCGAAGTTGGCGCCTTTAGAAAAGACAGCGAAATAGGCACTTGGAAAAGCGGAAAAACTTCGGGCGAACCCCATGGCGGATTCTATACCCAAAAACAAGTAAAAGACATTGTGGCGTATGCCGCCGAAAGGCATATTAACATCGTTCCGGAATTTGAAATGCCCGGGCACTCCAGCGCCGCCATTGCCGCCTACACATGGTTGGGGACTGCAGGGGTTGATATTGATGTGCCTGTTAAATTTGGACGTTTGTATGATAATTACGATGTCACAAAACCCGAAGTCATCACTTTTATAAAAGAAGTTTTAATGGAATTGTTTGAGTTGTTCCCATCGGAAGTAATTCATATTGGTGGTGATGAAGTGGGCTACAAGGTTTGGGAAGAATCGAAGTCGGTGCAAAAATACATGAAAGAAAATAACATTAAAACACCAGCCGATTTACAAGTTGATTTTACCAATAAAATATCAAAGTTTATTGAATCTAAGGGGCGTCGCATGATGGGTTGGAATGAAATTATGGGCAAAAATATCCACAAAGGATTTGCTGAAAAGAAAGACGACAAAGAAGCCGAAACCGAACTCGCTAAAAACGTGATTGTGCATTTCTGGAAAGGCGATTTAGAATTATTGACGGATGCCGCAAAAAAAGGCTATAGTATCGTTAACTCGTTACATAGCAGTACTTATCTTGACTACAGCTACAAAAGTATCCCGCTAGAAAAGGCTTATGAATTTAACCCAATTCCCGATGGTTTAGATGCGCAATACCACGATAATATATACGGCCTTGGTTGCCAAATGTGGAGCGAATGGACACCAACAAATGCAGATGTTGAACGACAAAGTTTCCCAAGAATTGCGGCATACGCCGAAGTAGGTTGGACACCGCTTGAAAAGAAAGATTACAACAGTTTTAAAGTAGCCCTTAAGAAAATACAAACCCATTGGGACGCTTTGGGCATTAACTATTACAAGGATTATAAATAA